In one Diprion similis isolate iyDipSimi1 chromosome 6, iyDipSimi1.1, whole genome shotgun sequence genomic region, the following are encoded:
- the LOC124406703 gene encoding kynurenine formamidase, producing MWNKRTSPDKVVTNFLKFGEEVTIRARKNTKCKLDIPYGPSEKTKYDIYGIDLPNDAPIFVFIHGGYWQETSKNVIAYPVESCVSEGIKVICVGYDLCPNVQLRDIVHQIKSATHQILHSAAKFGSRGVWVGGHSAGAHLSASVLDPKWLVDEPNGTLLKGLVLLSGIYYLEPLLTTSYNDKLKLDSNEARLMSALSVLHAPVPNLKALVVVGECDSPAYIEQARQLTMQLCSYMDNVEYVSLRDGIDHYSMLENLAISDFPLTRRIVKLIKGNFD from the exons ATGTGGAACAAAAGAACAAGTCCGGACAAAGTGGTGACAAACTTTTTGAAGTTTGGCGAGGAAG TTACCATTCGCGCCCGGAAAAATACCAAGTGTAAACTCGACATCCCTTATGGACCTTCGGAAAAAACTAAGTATGACATCTACGGCATTGATCTACCAAATG ATGCTCCGATATTTGTATTCATACACGGTGGATACTGGCAAGAAACGAGTAAAAATGTTATCGCATATCCTGTCGAAAGCTGTGTATCAGAAGGCATAAAGGTCATTTGCGTTGGCTATGACTTATGCCCCAACG TCCAACTACGTGATATCGTACATCAAATTAAGTCCGCTACACATCAAATTCTTCATAGTGCAGCCAAATTTGGATCTCG GGGCGTTTGGGTGGGTGGTCACAGTGCTGGAGCACATTTGTCGGCTAGTGTACTGGATCCAAAATGGCTTGTGGATGAACCAAACGGTACATTACTCAAAGGACTTGTGCTTCTCAGCGGTATTTACTACCTGGAACCATTACTTACAACTTCGTACAACGATAAATTAAAACTTGACAG CAACGAAGCAAGATTAATGAGTGCTCTGAGTGTACTGCACGCTCCTGTTCCGAACTTGAAAGCTCTGGTTGTGGTTGGAGAATGTGATTCTCCTGCATACATAGAACAAGCCCGCCAATTGACCATG caACTCTGTAGCTATATGGACAATGTGGAATATGTATCACTTCGAGATGGTATCGATCACTACAGCATGTTGGAAAATTTGGCAATTAGCGATTTTCCACTCACCAGACGAATAGTAAAACTTATAAAAGGTAATTTCGATTAA